In Candidatus Methylomirabilota bacterium, a single genomic region encodes these proteins:
- a CDS encoding response regulator has protein sequence MTDAPGADPVAPGERQGPAAESGGGAVVVVIEDEPQIRRFLRPTLGGEGYHLVEAGTGEEGVMQVATRQPDIVILDLGLPDMDGLEVLRRLREWTAVPIIVLSARGQERDKIAALDAGADDYVAKPFAVGELLARMRVALRHATGAAREPADSTFVVGDIRVDLGRRRVFVGGAEVHLTRTEYKLLTTLIRHAGKVLTHRQLLQEVWGPPYAEQTHYLRVYMAQLRHKLETDSTRPRFLLTEPGVGYRLITD, from the coding sequence ATGACTGACGCGCCCGGGGCGGATCCCGTGGCGCCGGGGGAGCGCCAGGGTCCCGCCGCCGAGTCCGGCGGCGGCGCGGTCGTCGTCGTGATCGAGGACGAGCCGCAGATCCGACGGTTCCTCCGGCCGACGCTGGGGGGAGAAGGGTATCATCTCGTCGAGGCGGGCACCGGCGAGGAGGGCGTGATGCAGGTGGCCACCCGGCAGCCCGACATCGTGATCCTCGACCTCGGGCTGCCGGACATGGACGGCCTGGAGGTGCTCCGGCGGCTGCGGGAGTGGACGGCGGTGCCGATCATCGTGCTCTCGGCCCGCGGGCAGGAGCGCGACAAGATCGCCGCCCTCGACGCCGGGGCCGACGATTACGTGGCCAAGCCCTTCGCGGTGGGCGAGCTCCTCGCCCGCATGCGGGTCGCCCTGCGCCACGCCACCGGTGCCGCCCGGGAGCCGGCCGACTCGACCTTCGTCGTCGGCGACATCCGGGTCGACCTGGGGCGCCGCCGCGTGTTCGTCGGCGGGGCGGAGGTCCACCTCACGCGCACCGAGTACAAGCTGCTCACCACGCTCATCCGGCACGCCGGCAAGGTGCTCACCCACCGGCAGCTCCTGCAGGAGGTCTGGGGTCCGCCGTACGCCGAGCAGACGCATTACCTCCGGGTCTACATGGCGCAGCTCCGTCACAAGCTCGAGACCGATTCGACCCGCCCCCGCTTCCTGCTCACCGAGCCCGGAGTCGGGTATCGGCTCATCACGGACTGA
- a CDS encoding archease, whose protein sequence is MGGYRFLDDVAIADVAFEAWGDTLADLFAACGQATFAVMVDLEHVEPRQAVQIELANETLEGLLFEWLAELVFRKDAHSMFFARFQVTVDQVDGRFVLTATAAGEPIRADLPMRLDVKAPTAHMLEVTRSNEGWRTRVILDV, encoded by the coding sequence ATGGGCGGGTATCGGTTCCTTGACGACGTCGCCATCGCCGACGTCGCCTTCGAGGCCTGGGGGGACACTCTCGCCGATCTCTTCGCGGCCTGTGGCCAGGCCACCTTCGCCGTCATGGTGGACCTCGAGCACGTCGAGCCCAGGCAGGCCGTCCAGATCGAGCTGGCGAACGAGACGCTCGAGGGGCTGCTCTTCGAGTGGCTGGCCGAGCTCGTCTTCCGGAAGGACGCCCACTCGATGTTCTTCGCCCGGTTCCAGGTGACGGTGGACCAGGTGGACGGCCGGTTCGTCCTGACGGCGACCGCGGCGGGAGAGCCGATCCGGGCGGACCTGCCCATGCGGCTCGACGTGAAGGCGCCGACCGCCCACATGCTCGAAGTGACGCGGTCGAACGAGGGATGGCGGACTCGCGTCATCCTGGATGTGTGA